In Brevundimonas subvibrioides, a genomic segment contains:
- the ligA gene encoding NAD-dependent DNA ligase LigA translates to MALTPADSLTEAEAEAELARLAAEMAAHDAAYAEAAPTISDADYDALKARNLAIETRFPALIRPDSPSLRVGAPVSTRFAEVRHGVPMLSLDNAFDDADVGDFVARIRRFLNLPADDDVAFTAEPKIDGLSANLRYENGVLVQGATRGDGRAGEDITANLKTIADIPHRLKGTGWPARIEVRGEVYAPNDAFAAFNAEAEAAGRRTYANPRNFAAGSLRQIDPTVTAARPLRFFAYAWGETSEAFAETQEEALTAFERWGFPVNPRSVRVEGANGLIGVYRGLETDRAGLGYDIDGVVYKVDRLDWQSRLGFVSRSPRWAIAHKFPAQQATTVLEGIDIQVGRTGSLTPVARLAPVTVGGVVVRNATLHNEDEIARKDVRIGDTVVLQRAGDVIPQIVSVVLDRRPDDALPYVFPTHCPVCGSEAVREGDDVRRRCTGGLICSAQLIERLKHFVSRRAFDIEGLGEKQLIAFHERGWIREPADIFRLARDAEKLERLRAEDGYGETSVRNLIAGIDARRVIALERLIFALGIRDIGDQTSLLLARHFGDWAGFHAAAMEAASGLPSPGWTRLAEGHGVSARTLSVMADAALSPVDPWPEAPIEQKLALAFPGIAAPARRALVPLAGDWSDIVSLARIARDEGPSMTLGEIAGIAGVGPVAARAVADFFHEPHNQAVVAALLAELTTVQDAERPKSDTAVTGKTVVFTGALERFTRDEARARAESLGAKVSGSVSKKTDYLVAGPGAGSKLAEAQKHGVTVLTEDEWLALIG, encoded by the coding sequence ATGGCCCTGACCCCCGCAGACTCCCTGACCGAAGCCGAGGCCGAGGCCGAGCTGGCCCGGCTCGCCGCCGAAATGGCCGCCCACGACGCTGCCTATGCCGAAGCGGCCCCGACGATCTCCGATGCCGACTACGACGCGCTGAAGGCCCGCAACCTGGCCATAGAGACACGCTTTCCCGCCCTGATCCGCCCGGATTCGCCCTCGCTCAGGGTGGGGGCTCCCGTCTCGACCCGGTTCGCCGAGGTTCGCCACGGCGTGCCCATGCTGTCGCTGGACAACGCCTTCGACGACGCCGACGTGGGCGACTTCGTCGCCCGCATCCGGCGCTTCCTGAACCTTCCGGCCGACGACGACGTCGCCTTTACCGCCGAGCCCAAGATCGACGGGCTCTCGGCCAATCTGCGCTATGAAAACGGCGTTCTGGTCCAGGGCGCGACGCGGGGCGACGGGCGGGCGGGCGAGGACATCACCGCCAACCTCAAGACCATCGCCGACATCCCGCACCGCCTGAAGGGCACCGGCTGGCCCGCCCGCATCGAGGTGCGCGGCGAGGTCTATGCCCCCAACGACGCCTTCGCCGCCTTCAACGCGGAGGCCGAGGCCGCCGGTCGCCGCACCTATGCCAACCCCCGCAACTTCGCCGCCGGGTCGCTGCGCCAGATCGATCCGACGGTCACCGCCGCCCGGCCCCTGCGCTTCTTCGCCTATGCCTGGGGCGAGACGTCCGAAGCGTTTGCTGAGACGCAGGAAGAGGCGCTGACGGCGTTCGAACGCTGGGGCTTTCCCGTCAATCCACGTTCGGTCCGGGTCGAAGGCGCGAACGGCCTGATCGGCGTCTATCGCGGGCTGGAGACCGACCGCGCGGGCCTCGGCTATGACATCGACGGCGTGGTCTACAAGGTCGATCGGCTGGACTGGCAGTCCCGCCTCGGCTTCGTCTCGCGCAGCCCCCGCTGGGCCATCGCCCACAAATTTCCGGCCCAGCAGGCCACGACTGTGCTGGAGGGCATCGACATCCAGGTCGGCCGCACCGGCTCCCTGACCCCCGTCGCCCGCCTGGCCCCCGTGACCGTCGGCGGCGTCGTCGTCAGGAACGCCACCCTGCACAACGAGGACGAGATCGCGCGCAAGGACGTGCGGATCGGCGACACCGTCGTCCTGCAACGCGCCGGGGACGTCATCCCCCAGATCGTCTCGGTCGTGCTCGACAGACGCCCCGACGACGCCCTCCCCTACGTCTTCCCAACCCACTGCCCGGTGTGCGGCTCGGAGGCCGTGCGCGAGGGCGACGACGTGCGCCGCCGCTGCACCGGCGGCCTGATCTGCAGCGCCCAACTGATCGAACGCCTGAAGCATTTCGTCTCCCGCCGCGCCTTTGACATCGAGGGTCTGGGGGAAAAGCAGCTGATCGCCTTTCACGAGCGCGGCTGGATCCGGGAGCCCGCCGACATCTTCCGCCTTGCCCGCGACGCGGAAAAGCTGGAGCGCCTGCGCGCCGAGGACGGGTATGGCGAGACCAGCGTCAGGAATCTGATCGCCGGTATCGATGCCCGCCGCGTCATCGCCCTGGAACGGCTGATCTTCGCCCTGGGCATCCGCGACATCGGCGACCAGACCTCCCTGCTGCTGGCCCGCCACTTCGGGGACTGGGCGGGCTTCCATGCCGCGGCGATGGAGGCGGCATCGGGCCTCCCCTCGCCCGGGTGGACCCGGCTGGCCGAGGGACATGGCGTCTCCGCCCGCACCCTGTCGGTCATGGCGGACGCCGCGCTGTCGCCGGTCGATCCCTGGCCCGAGGCCCCGATCGAGCAGAAGCTGGCCCTGGCCTTCCCCGGCATCGCCGCGCCCGCCCGCCGCGCCCTCGTCCCGCTGGCCGGCGACTGGTCCGATATCGTCTCCCTGGCGCGCATCGCCCGCGACGAGGGACCGTCGATGACGCTGGGCGAGATCGCCGGCATCGCGGGCGTCGGCCCCGTCGCCGCCCGCGCGGTCGCCGACTTCTTCCACGAGCCACACAACCAGGCGGTCGTCGCGGCCCTGCTGGCCGAGCTGACCACCGTCCAGGACGCCGAACGCCCCAAGTCCGACACCGCCGTCACCGGCAAGACGGTCGTCTTCACCGGCGCTCTGGAGCGGTTCACCCGTGACGAGGCCAGGGCGCGGGCCGAGAGCCTCGGGGCCAAGGTCTCCGGCTCGGTGTCGAAGAAGACCGACTACCTCGTCGCCGGGCCCGGTGCGGGCTCGAAGCTGGCCGAGGCCCAGAAGCACGGCGTGACCGTCCTGACCGAGGACGAATGGCTGGCCTTGATCGGCTAG
- a CDS encoding methyltransferase family protein, with protein sequence MTVTTTNAFDLQRIQLIRKWVLGLALLAAVALAFVSSSPWVGQPLSEGIESVGLGAIVISIVGRAWCSLYIGGRKKAEIVSTGPYSISRNPLYVFSYFGAVGVGAQTGSATMAVLFVVIAVAVFHFTIRQEEAWLTAEFGDPYRAYMARTPRLGPDFGKWHDNAELTIRPQFFLTTIRDGLVFLLAVPIFEGVDWAQAQGWLPVLIHLP encoded by the coding sequence ATGACTGTGACAACCACCAACGCCTTCGACCTTCAGCGTATCCAACTGATCCGCAAATGGGTGCTGGGGCTGGCCTTGCTGGCCGCCGTCGCCCTGGCCTTTGTGTCGTCGTCGCCGTGGGTCGGGCAGCCGCTTTCCGAGGGCATCGAATCGGTCGGACTGGGGGCCATCGTCATCAGCATCGTCGGGCGGGCCTGGTGCTCGCTCTATATCGGCGGTCGCAAGAAGGCCGAGATCGTTTCCACCGGTCCCTATTCGATCAGCCGCAATCCGCTTTACGTCTTCAGCTACTTCGGCGCGGTCGGCGTCGGTGCCCAGACAGGCAGCGCCACGATGGCCGTCCTGTTCGTGGTGATCGCCGTGGCGGTGTTCCACTTCACCATCCGCCAGGAAGAGGCCTGGTTGACGGCCGAGTTCGGCGATCCCTATCGCGCCTATATGGCCCGCACACCGCGCCTCGGGCCCGATTTCGGCAAGTGGCACGACAACGCCGAGCTGACCATCCGGCCCCAGTTCTTCCTGACCACGATCCGCGACGGCCTGGTCTTTCTTCTGGCCGTGCCGATCTTCGAGGGCGTCGACTGGGCCCAGGCGCAGGGCTGGCTGCCGGTCCTGATCCACCTGCCCTGA
- a CDS encoding M20/M25/M40 family metallo-hydrolase, with the protein MSLSFRTLVLTTAAVLLSSCAAMTDADTPAVPVASAAAPYDQLLADVRILSADDMEGRDTGSAGGERARAYIVSRLEALGIAAPPVGRLQPWTAQGRTRAGPRTYNGVNVLGMVQGTRVPDRYIVVTAHYDHVGVNEGQIYNGADDNASGVATLLEIAARLKDAPPEHSVIFVAFDGEEHGLLGAKHFVEAPPVPLSSIAMNLNFDMTARAETDGHLWVTGTYQNPTFRPILEGIPANGTVSLAFGKDTPQDTGENNWVQASDQGPFFTAGVPFLYLGVDYHPDYHRPSDDFERITPAVFISSTELSVSAFRALDRSLDR; encoded by the coding sequence ATGTCCCTCTCGTTCCGTACCCTGGTCCTGACGACCGCCGCCGTCCTTCTGTCGTCGTGTGCGGCCATGACCGACGCGGATACACCCGCAGTCCCGGTAGCGTCGGCGGCCGCGCCTTATGACCAGCTGCTGGCGGATGTCCGCATCCTGTCGGCCGACGACATGGAAGGTCGCGATACGGGCAGCGCGGGCGGCGAGCGGGCACGGGCCTATATCGTGTCGCGGCTCGAGGCCCTGGGGATCGCCGCGCCGCCGGTCGGTCGCCTGCAGCCCTGGACGGCCCAGGGACGGACCCGCGCGGGTCCCAGGACCTACAACGGCGTCAATGTGCTGGGGATGGTCCAGGGGACGCGGGTGCCGGACCGCTACATCGTCGTCACGGCCCATTACGACCACGTCGGCGTCAACGAGGGCCAGATCTACAACGGGGCCGACGACAACGCCTCGGGTGTCGCGACCCTGCTGGAGATCGCCGCGCGTCTGAAGGATGCGCCGCCCGAGCACAGCGTGATCTTCGTGGCCTTCGACGGCGAGGAACATGGCCTGCTGGGGGCCAAGCATTTCGTCGAGGCCCCGCCGGTGCCGCTGTCGTCGATCGCCATGAACCTGAATTTCGACATGACCGCGCGCGCCGAGACCGATGGCCATCTGTGGGTCACCGGCACCTATCAGAACCCGACCTTCCGTCCGATTCTGGAAGGCATCCCGGCCAATGGCACTGTGTCGCTGGCGTTCGGCAAGGACACGCCCCAGGACACGGGCGAGAACAACTGGGTCCAGGCCTCGGATCAGGGCCCGTTCTTCACGGCGGGTGTGCCCTTCCTCTATCTGGGCGTCGACTACCACCCCGACTACCACCGGCCGTCGGACGATTTCGAGCGAATCACGCCGGCGGTCTTCATCAGTTCGACCGAACTGTCGGTTTCCGCCTTCCGGGCGCTGGACCGGTCGCTGGATCGCTGA